A genomic stretch from Hydrogenobacter sp. includes:
- the sreA gene encoding sulfur reductase subunit SreA, giving the protein MSSFYDRKTYSTCYMCACRCGIEVYVRNNKVTYIKGNDAHPTNKGVLCAKGSSGIMKEYSPARLRKPLLRVGPRGSGQFKEIEWEEAFEIAVQWLEEARKKGPQKIAFFTGRDQMQAINGWFSSQLGTFNWAAHGGFCSVNIAASGLYSIGGSFWEFGEADFENTKYFMLIGVAEDHSSNPFKLGIQEMKRKGGKFVVVNPVRWGYGAVADEWVPIKPGTDGAFFMGIMHVLFKYNLINWEFLKEYTNAPWLVIQAPGTSKDGLFYRNEEGKPMVFDKKSGTFKPADRIVPEDLEPALIGEFTTPEGYRVRPAFDLFAERLVKDYSPEKVERITGISAKDIERIAKEMGTIALYHPIELPIEWTDVWGRKHKKVIGRPVSFHMMRGVASHSNGFQSARTVFLLMMLLGVVDVPGGFLNKPPYPKHIEDLPKPYKISKPDEIKYGEVYPGPHLGYPQNPDDLLVDEKGNPIRIDWAYSWWFPLTAHGCIQNVIPAAYQQNPYGIEVLMIYMANMAWNSSQNIPYIIEALTATDNAGNYIIPKVITIDAFYSEQVAYSDLVFPDATYLEQWFALSLLDRPPSAVDGPVDALRHPIIDPKENGYDVKGWGDVMVELGSRLKLPGFVNPDGSRKYKDFKDFLINWQVRPGVGALAGWRGKKGDKHFVGEPNPNQLEMYIKNKGFFYYKLPENMRYYRHVNKDYQEWAVSVGFMKKVAPIIFNFYLETLQTFRLAGQGLWEGKNQPPNDPILRERLIKYFDPLPFWYPPFEEEVSGKEYPLYAFTQRPQWMYHSWDSQNAWLRQISSRNYLYMNPKTAEKLGIKHLDWVWVESRIGKVKCQVFLTETTEPNSVWTWNAIGKMQGAWGLKPEAEEGHEGFLLNHVIPHSIKIGGKEIYYGDPITGHLAWFDTKVKVYKAEDQTPETYPQFRVEPLDYIKERWVPVLRYKP; this is encoded by the coding sequence ATGAGTAGTTTTTACGACAGAAAGACATACAGCACCTGTTATATGTGTGCCTGCAGGTGCGGTATAGAAGTATATGTGAGAAACAACAAGGTAACCTACATAAAGGGAAACGACGCTCACCCCACCAATAAAGGAGTACTTTGTGCGAAAGGTTCTTCTGGAATAATGAAAGAGTACAGTCCTGCAAGGCTGAGAAAGCCTCTTCTAAGGGTTGGACCAAGAGGCTCAGGACAGTTCAAAGAGATAGAGTGGGAAGAAGCCTTTGAAATAGCTGTCCAGTGGTTGGAAGAGGCGAGGAAGAAGGGACCTCAGAAGATTGCCTTCTTTACAGGCAGGGACCAGATGCAGGCTATAAATGGCTGGTTTTCAAGCCAGCTGGGAACCTTTAATTGGGCAGCTCACGGTGGCTTTTGCTCTGTAAATATTGCGGCGAGCGGTCTTTACTCCATAGGAGGCTCCTTCTGGGAGTTTGGTGAGGCGGACTTTGAAAACACCAAATACTTCATGCTCATAGGCGTGGCGGAGGACCACTCATCAAACCCCTTTAAGCTTGGTATTCAAGAGATGAAACGTAAGGGTGGAAAGTTTGTGGTGGTAAATCCTGTCCGCTGGGGTTATGGGGCGGTGGCGGACGAGTGGGTGCCTATAAAACCCGGGACAGATGGTGCCTTCTTCATGGGCATTATGCATGTGCTTTTCAAGTATAACCTCATAAACTGGGAATTTCTCAAAGAATACACTAATGCTCCATGGCTTGTAATTCAGGCACCGGGCACTTCAAAGGACGGACTCTTTTACAGAAACGAAGAAGGCAAGCCTATGGTCTTTGACAAAAAGTCCGGCACTTTTAAACCGGCAGACCGCATAGTGCCTGAGGACTTAGAGCCTGCATTAATAGGAGAGTTTACCACACCGGAAGGCTACAGGGTAAGACCAGCCTTTGACCTTTTTGCGGAAAGGCTGGTAAAGGACTACAGCCCTGAAAAGGTGGAAAGGATAACGGGCATATCTGCTAAGGATATAGAAAGAATAGCCAAAGAAATGGGCACCATAGCCCTTTATCATCCCATAGAGCTACCTATTGAGTGGACGGATGTATGGGGCAGAAAACATAAAAAAGTTATAGGAAGACCTGTCTCTTTCCATATGATGAGGGGTGTGGCTTCTCACAGCAATGGCTTTCAGAGTGCAAGGACTGTTTTCTTGCTCATGATGCTTTTGGGTGTGGTGGATGTGCCCGGGGGCTTTTTGAACAAGCCTCCTTATCCAAAACACATAGAGGACCTTCCAAAGCCCTACAAAATCTCAAAACCTGATGAGATAAAGTATGGAGAAGTGTATCCGGGTCCTCACCTTGGGTATCCTCAAAACCCCGATGACCTCCTTGTGGATGAGAAGGGCAATCCCATAAGGATAGACTGGGCTTACAGCTGGTGGTTTCCACTGACAGCCCACGGCTGTATCCAGAATGTTATACCTGCCGCTTACCAGCAAAATCCCTACGGTATTGAGGTTTTAATGATTTACATGGCAAACATGGCCTGGAACTCTTCCCAGAACATTCCTTACATAATAGAAGCACTTACCGCCACGGACAATGCAGGCAACTACATCATACCAAAGGTTATAACCATTGACGCCTTTTATAGCGAGCAGGTGGCATACTCAGACCTGGTGTTTCCAGATGCCACCTATCTTGAGCAGTGGTTTGCTCTGTCGCTTCTTGACAGACCGCCCTCCGCTGTAGATGGTCCAGTAGATGCTCTCAGGCATCCCATAATAGACCCGAAAGAAAACGGCTACGATGTGAAGGGATGGGGTGATGTGATGGTGGAGCTTGGCTCAAGACTTAAACTGCCCGGCTTTGTAAATCCTGATGGCTCAAGAAAGTATAAAGACTTTAAGGACTTTCTCATAAACTGGCAGGTGCGTCCTGGCGTGGGTGCCCTTGCAGGCTGGAGGGGTAAAAAGGGTGACAAGCACTTTGTGGGAGAGCCAAACCCTAACCAGCTTGAGATGTATATAAAGAACAAGGGCTTTTTCTATTACAAACTGCCAGAAAATATGAGGTATTACAGGCATGTTAATAAGGACTATCAGGAGTGGGCTGTAAGCGTAGGCTTTATGAAAAAGGTGGCTCCCATCATCTTTAACTTCTATCTTGAAACCCTCCAGACCTTCAGGCTTGCAGGACAGGGACTATGGGAAGGCAAGAACCAGCCACCCAACGACCCAATCCTAAGAGAAAGGCTAATAAAATACTTTGACCCACTGCCCTTCTGGTATCCACCCTTTGAGGAGGAAGTTTCCGGAAAGGAATATCCCCTTTATGCCTTTACTCAAAGACCTCAGTGGATGTATCACTCCTGGGACTCTCAGAACGCATGGCTCAGGCAGATTTCTTCAAGAAACTACCTGTACATGAACCCAAAAACCGCAGAAAAGCTTGGTATAAAGCACTTAGACTGGGTGTGGGTAGAATCCCGTATAGGCAAAGTCAAGTGTCAGGTCTTTTTAACAGAAACCACAGAGCCAAACTCTGTATGGACATGGAATGCCATAGGTAAGATGCAGGGAGCATGGGGGCTTAAGCCAGAAGCTGAAGAAGGACATGAAGGTTTTCTCTTGAACCATGTAATACCCCACAGCATAAAGATAGGAGGTAAGGAGATATACTACGGAGACCCGATAACAGGACACCTGGCTTGGTTTGACACTAAGGTAAAGGTATATAAGGCGGAAGACCAGACGCCAGAGACATATCCACAGTTTAGAGTAGAGCCTCTGGACTATATTAAAGAAAGATGGGTGCCTGTGCTGAGGTATAAGCCATGA
- a CDS encoding NAD(P)/FAD-dependent oxidoreductase — MKKYDILIVGGGPAGSSCAYTLAKEGASVLVVDFKREIGTPVQCAEFVPIQLFNSFPEFFTKDSISQEVQDMVHFTPWGEVITMNSRGLVLNRDIFDHHIAQLAKRFGAEYSLRTIFLGIQEGKIWLESIDTREKFWVKADIIVGADGPHSRVAKLTGQHTKEFLTTAQAKMPLKKEQKDLLIFFRDYIPGGYGWVFPKGGFANVGVGIDPVYPINVMESLKIFIKELLDIGIVKHSIVSRTGGWIPAEGLLDVVRGNVLLVGDAGGFCHPITGGGIASAILSGSMAGKALICGKLEDYEEEAQEVFGATLNRAAHKRKRYMKKWENLHNIIPKTWIAFEEYWKEES; from the coding sequence ATGAAGAAATATGATATCCTCATAGTGGGTGGTGGTCCTGCAGGATCTTCGTGCGCTTACACGTTAGCAAAAGAAGGTGCGAGCGTATTGGTGGTCGATTTCAAGAGAGAGATAGGTACTCCCGTCCAGTGTGCAGAGTTTGTACCCATACAGCTCTTTAATTCCTTTCCAGAATTTTTTACCAAAGATAGCATCTCTCAAGAGGTTCAAGATATGGTTCACTTCACTCCTTGGGGGGAAGTGATTACCATGAATTCCAGGGGTTTGGTATTAAACAGAGATATCTTCGATCATCATATAGCACAACTGGCTAAAAGGTTCGGTGCAGAATATTCTCTGCGCACCATATTTTTGGGTATTCAAGAAGGCAAGATCTGGCTTGAAAGTATAGATACCAGAGAAAAGTTCTGGGTTAAAGCGGACATAATAGTGGGTGCAGACGGACCACACTCAAGAGTCGCTAAATTGACTGGTCAGCATACAAAAGAGTTTCTGACTACCGCTCAAGCTAAAATGCCACTCAAGAAAGAGCAGAAGGATCTCCTCATATTCTTCAGAGACTACATACCTGGCGGGTACGGATGGGTATTTCCTAAGGGTGGATTTGCCAATGTAGGTGTGGGTATAGATCCAGTTTATCCAATAAACGTCATGGAAAGTTTGAAGATCTTTATCAAAGAACTTTTAGACATAGGTATAGTAAAACACAGTATAGTATCAAGAACGGGAGGCTGGATACCAGCAGAGGGGCTTTTAGATGTTGTCAGGGGAAATGTGCTTTTAGTAGGTGATGCTGGAGGGTTCTGTCATCCCATAACGGGTGGAGGTATAGCCAGTGCCATACTTTCTGGATCTATGGCGGGCAAGGCGTTGATTTGTGGTAAGTTGGAAGACTATGAAGAGGAAGCACAGGAGGTGTTCGGAGCTACTCTCAACAGAGCTGCCCATAAACGCAAAAGATATATGAAAAAATGGGAAAACCTTCATAATATAATCCCAAAAACTTGGATAGCCTTTGAAGAATATTGGAAAGAGGAAAGTTAA
- a CDS encoding HU family DNA-binding protein, which produces MRKSEIINKLSEDHNISLDVAKKLVEEVLSWIVQKTAEEGRVEIRGFGVFKLKRRNGRFTKNPKTGIEMYIEDRYLISFKPSKKLLKKLNEEI; this is translated from the coding sequence GTGAGAAAGTCGGAAATAATAAATAAGCTCTCGGAGGATCACAATATATCTTTGGATGTTGCAAAAAAACTTGTTGAGGAAGTTCTTTCATGGATAGTCCAGAAGACAGCAGAAGAAGGTAGGGTGGAGATCAGAGGATTTGGTGTGTTCAAACTCAAAAGACGGAACGGACGTTTTACTAAAAATCCAAAAACGGGTATAGAGATGTACATAGAAGACAGGTATCTGATAAGTTTCAAACCTTCAAAAAAACTTCTCAAAAAGCTCAATGAAGAAATATGA
- the lptA gene encoding lipopolysaccharide transport periplasmic protein LptA, whose amino-acid sequence MWLFSVYVAFSQPILGEADSLTYEKDKIVYTGNVKLTKGNGVLTADKVIIYLDENKKAKRAEAEGHVKYIEGSRRAFADKAEYDFQSDVIKLYGNAKVEDNKNFVEADEIVYYKREDRAIALSKGKRVRTFYVEEKGEKVGNNK is encoded by the coding sequence ATGTGGCTTTTTTCAGTCTATGTTGCCTTTTCCCAACCTATACTGGGGGAAGCGGACAGTCTGACTTACGAGAAAGATAAAATCGTATATACGGGTAACGTGAAGCTAACAAAGGGTAACGGTGTGCTTACAGCCGATAAGGTGATCATATACTTGGATGAAAACAAAAAGGCAAAGAGGGCAGAAGCTGAGGGACACGTGAAGTACATAGAAGGCAGCAGAAGAGCTTTTGCGGATAAAGCTGAATACGATTTTCAAAGTGATGTGATAAAACTTTACGGAAACGCAAAGGTGGAAGATAATAAAAACTTTGTTGAAGCTGATGAGATAGTGTACTATAAGAGAGAAGACAGGGCAATAGCCTTAAGTAAGGGTAAGAGAGTGAGGACTTTTTACGTGGAGGAGAAAGGTGAGAAAGTCGGAAATAATAAATAA
- a CDS encoding aspartate carbamoyltransferase catalytic subunit, with the protein MKHLISVFNLTKDEVDELFRLFTEFKAGRREVLEGDVALLFLESSTRTRLSFEKACRNLSLRTYFAGTKETSLEKGETFYDTIRTLSSLGFKALVFRVPFVLFPYSAYLDEGISLINAGDGTHQHPTQGLLDLYTAMEVYGSVEGLRVLYVGDIAHSRVFRSGSYLFNMYSAKVGVFGPKTLIPEDLKPFGVEMVFDNYEDALSWADLVICLRLQEERFKERYVPSKESYFSQFGLTLERHNKLKGYFMHPGPVNLNVDIDANVVYSEKSLILRQVQNGVYTRMAVLYKALKDD; encoded by the coding sequence ATGAAACACCTTATAAGCGTTTTTAACCTCACAAAAGATGAAGTAGATGAGCTTTTTAGGCTTTTTACGGAGTTTAAAGCTGGCAGACGAGAAGTGCTTGAAGGAGATGTAGCTCTCCTATTTTTGGAGAGTTCAACGAGAACAAGGCTATCTTTTGAGAAAGCTTGCAGAAACCTTTCTCTCAGGACTTATTTTGCGGGAACTAAAGAAACATCATTAGAAAAGGGGGAAACCTTTTACGATACTATAAGGACTTTGTCTTCCTTGGGCTTCAAAGCTTTAGTCTTTAGAGTGCCTTTTGTACTTTTCCCTTACAGTGCCTATCTTGACGAGGGTATATCGCTCATAAATGCTGGTGATGGTACTCACCAGCATCCTACGCAAGGACTTTTAGATCTCTACACCGCTATGGAAGTTTACGGGTCTGTGGAGGGACTTAGGGTTTTATACGTAGGTGACATAGCTCACAGCAGGGTATTCAGGTCAGGATCTTATCTCTTCAACATGTATTCTGCAAAGGTAGGTGTGTTTGGACCAAAAACCCTTATACCGGAGGATCTCAAACCTTTCGGTGTGGAAATGGTTTTTGATAATTACGAAGATGCTTTAAGTTGGGCTGATCTGGTAATATGCTTGAGACTTCAAGAGGAAAGATTTAAAGAGAGGTACGTACCGTCAAAAGAAAGTTACTTTTCACAGTTCGGACTTACATTAGAGCGTCACAATAAACTGAAGGGCTACTTCATGCACCCTGGTCCCGTCAACCTAAACGTGGATATAGACGCCAACGTAGTTTACTCTGAAAAATCCCTTATTCTAAGGCAGGTACAAAATGGGGTTTATACACGTATGGCTGTGCTATACAAAGCTTTAAAAGATGATTAG
- the dnaJ gene encoding molecular chaperone DnaJ, with protein sequence MAQSAKKDYYEILGVPRNATQEDIKKAYRRLARKYHPDFNKDPQAQEKFKEINEAYQILSDPEKRKLYDQYGHSAFSAQGGEGFAQEVFSTNIGDILEEVFRGFGFEDIFERATRERRKAYKRPIKGEDIYYTAQITLEEAFTGTTVKIPLLREVACDVCQGSGYDRSKGERVCPTCGGRGEIYQRQFFVTISQTCPTCAGEGIIRDICSKCKGRGSLPIKEELTVRIPPGVDNGSKILFEGRGHAGKNGGPYGDLYVVVKVLPHKIFERKGDNLYVDVNVKFTEAVLGTEIDVPTLSGDKIKVKIPPGTKEGDIIRVSDQGMPKLRGNSKGDLFVRVHIDVPKLGLMDKMFGNGKRIKHILEELDKLLPEPSRIKERET encoded by the coding sequence ATGGCACAGTCTGCAAAGAAGGATTACTACGAGATCTTAGGTGTACCCAGAAATGCAACACAAGAAGATATAAAAAAGGCTTATAGGAGGCTTGCAAGAAAGTATCATCCCGACTTTAACAAAGATCCGCAAGCTCAAGAAAAGTTTAAGGAGATAAACGAAGCCTATCAGATACTTTCAGATCCTGAAAAGAGGAAGCTTTACGATCAGTACGGACATTCTGCTTTTTCTGCACAGGGAGGTGAAGGTTTTGCTCAAGAAGTCTTCAGCACAAACATAGGTGACATACTTGAGGAAGTTTTCCGAGGTTTTGGCTTTGAAGATATCTTTGAGAGGGCAACCAGGGAAAGAAGAAAAGCTTACAAAAGACCGATAAAGGGTGAAGACATTTACTACACAGCGCAGATCACCCTTGAAGAAGCTTTTACAGGTACCACTGTAAAGATACCGCTACTTCGTGAAGTGGCGTGCGATGTATGTCAGGGAAGTGGATACGATCGGTCTAAGGGTGAAAGGGTATGCCCTACCTGCGGAGGTAGGGGAGAAATATACCAAAGGCAGTTTTTCGTTACCATATCCCAGACATGTCCGACTTGTGCAGGTGAAGGTATCATAAGGGATATATGTTCTAAGTGTAAAGGTAGGGGAAGCTTACCGATAAAAGAAGAGCTTACCGTCCGTATACCACCTGGTGTGGACAACGGTTCTAAGATACTCTTTGAAGGCAGAGGGCATGCGGGAAAAAACGGCGGTCCTTATGGCGATCTTTACGTAGTAGTGAAGGTTCTACCACACAAGATTTTTGAGAGGAAAGGCGATAACCTTTACGTAGATGTGAATGTTAAATTTACAGAGGCTGTTCTTGGAACCGAGATAGACGTTCCTACTTTGTCCGGAGATAAGATAAAGGTAAAGATACCACCCGGTACTAAGGAAGGTGATATAATTCGTGTTTCAGATCAGGGCATGCCAAAACTTAGGGGGAACTCAAAAGGTGACCTTTTCGTTCGTGTACACATAGATGTACCAAAGTTAGGTCTTATGGACAAAATGTTCGGAAACGGAAAAAGAATAAAACACATACTTGAGGAACTTGACAAACTGCTTCCTGAACCCAGCAGAATAAAGGAGAGGGAAACATGA
- a CDS encoding helix-turn-helix transcriptional regulator, with amino-acid sequence MKERKRYYTIGVVAQMYSIHPQTLRLYEKEGLLKPSRTKGKTRHYTDEDLQKLEFILTLTRDLGVNLAGVDVILRMKEQMEEMERQIEKLVEFIQKEMSKIYGEDENIKSIVLSERKKVVRIQDIIGKNESKRD; translated from the coding sequence ATGAAAGAGAGGAAAAGGTATTATACCATAGGTGTGGTTGCACAAATGTACAGCATTCATCCACAAACTCTTAGACTTTACGAAAAAGAGGGACTTTTAAAACCATCAAGAACAAAAGGTAAAACGAGGCATTATACGGACGAAGATCTCCAGAAATTGGAGTTCATACTCACGCTTACCAGGGATCTCGGTGTTAATTTGGCAGGCGTTGATGTGATACTTCGTATGAAGGAGCAGATGGAGGAAATGGAAAGGCAGATAGAGAAACTCGTTGAGTTCATACAGAAGGAGATGTCTAAAATATACGGTGAAGACGAAAATATAAAATCCATAGTACTTTCGGAGAGGAAAAAGGTCGTAAGGATACAGGATATAATAGGGAAGAATGAAAGTAAGAGAGACTGA
- a CDS encoding cation:proton antiporter regulatory subunit, translating into MKVRETDLPGIGKKYAVTLSEGRDLVIIIYNTGKREIYLMDQEEPVCSFELTDEEAKELGFLVAGVLYQPIKVEKMELILKEVLIEWIKVEQGSNFVGKTIADLQIRKLTGTSVIAIDRSGRIIPSPDPYKEKVEVGDILIVVGTRQQIKHLLELCGRCST; encoded by the coding sequence ATGAAAGTAAGAGAGACTGACCTGCCTGGTATAGGCAAAAAGTATGCGGTAACGCTATCTGAGGGAAGGGATCTGGTGATCATTATCTACAATACGGGCAAAAGGGAGATATACCTAATGGATCAGGAAGAACCTGTTTGCTCCTTTGAGCTGACAGACGAAGAGGCGAAAGAGCTGGGCTTTTTAGTTGCGGGCGTACTTTATCAACCCATAAAAGTTGAGAAGATGGAGCTTATACTTAAAGAGGTACTAATTGAATGGATTAAGGTGGAGCAAGGATCTAACTTTGTGGGAAAAACCATCGCCGATCTTCAGATAAGAAAGCTCACAGGTACATCGGTGATAGCCATAGACAGAAGTGGTAGAATAATACCTAGTCCAGACCCTTATAAAGAAAAGGTAGAGGTGGGGGACATTCTCATAGTGGTTGGTACTCGCCAACAAATAAAGCATCTTTTAGAACTTTGTGGCAGGTGTAGTACGTAA
- a CDS encoding cation:proton antiporter: protein MSHSTDLTYAGLILLFMFFLAYSLKALKFPYIVSFMLSGFALRPLVPESISDFLLVFEHSAVSLLFFFVGLEYSFERLAGMIRIVKAGFIDLFINFVPVFVISYLFTGDLILSLVISCAIYPSSTAITAKLFMDYKRLIYPEVDLLIGILIFEDLVSIILLSLLAGFLYSGNLSVYSVGKSMLFLFSIFLFFYFLKDITNRLLEFLARKIDESMLIFLTLGTLMMFSGIAIQFHMSEALLAFILGVLVPEDSKIFKNIQSSLSSLKELSVGLFFFFFTYKAHLSYLVNTSFIVILIFTSLLFKLISTYISSLLYGFDRKVSLRASLSFLQRGEFSLIFASLYQPAQAVTFLLILITSLIGSFSFVLAPKLADLVFPRRRSSKAPPQVP, encoded by the coding sequence ATGTCTCACAGTACGGATCTTACTTATGCAGGTCTCATTCTGCTTTTTATGTTCTTTTTAGCCTACAGCTTGAAAGCTTTAAAGTTTCCTTACATAGTTTCTTTTATGCTTTCTGGCTTTGCTCTAAGACCCTTAGTACCAGAGAGTATTTCGGATTTTCTTTTGGTATTTGAACACTCAGCTGTTAGTCTCCTTTTTTTCTTTGTAGGGCTTGAGTACTCCTTTGAGAGGCTTGCTGGGATGATCCGTATTGTAAAAGCTGGCTTTATAGATCTTTTTATAAATTTCGTGCCTGTATTCGTCATATCCTACCTCTTTACGGGGGATCTTATTCTTTCCTTGGTGATCTCCTGCGCGATATACCCTTCAAGCACCGCTATAACCGCAAAACTCTTTATGGATTACAAAAGACTTATATATCCGGAAGTGGATCTTCTCATAGGTATTCTCATATTTGAAGATCTCGTTAGTATAATTCTTTTATCTCTCTTGGCAGGCTTTTTATATTCAGGTAATTTGAGTGTGTACTCGGTTGGTAAATCCATGCTTTTTTTATTCTCGATCTTTTTGTTTTTTTACTTTCTTAAGGATATTACAAATAGATTGCTTGAGTTTCTTGCCAGAAAAATTGATGAAAGTATGCTCATCTTTCTCACTCTGGGAACTTTAATGATGTTCAGCGGTATAGCTATACAATTTCATATGTCTGAAGCCCTCCTTGCCTTCATTCTTGGTGTATTGGTACCTGAAGATTCAAAGATTTTCAAAAACATACAAAGCTCTCTTTCCTCTCTGAAGGAATTATCTGTAGGTCTTTTCTTTTTTTTCTTTACATACAAAGCGCATCTGAGTTATTTGGTAAATACATCTTTTATAGTTATTCTGATCTTCACATCTTTACTTTTTAAACTTATTTCCACGTACATCTCCTCGCTTCTGTATGGTTTTGATAGGAAAGTTTCGCTTAGGGCATCCCTATCTTTCCTGCAAAGGGGAGAGTTCTCCCTCATATTTGCGAGTCTGTATCAGCCGGCTCAAGCTGTTACCTTTCTCCTCATACTCATCACATCTTTGATAGGTAGTTTCAGTTTTGTACTCGCTCCAAAACTGGCTGACCTCGTTTTTCCAAGGAGGAGATCCTCAAAAGCTCCTCCTCAAGTTCCATGA
- a CDS encoding lysophospholipid acyltransferase family protein: MIKLLLPLIALLVRILGRTIRWEKRYDFDLDRGKIYAIWHGNALGIALFGMDRGIYTLVSRSRDGDIAAYLLESLGYRVIRGSTEEGRTEKGGRSGIIKLVKVIKGGGNVAITVDGPKGPAFKVKEGVIFLAQKTSAVILPAFAEFNRYIKLNSWDSLIIPLPFTKGRVLVGKPIKVESKDSTVQKVMELEEELLRISSLEKRGQPVLERVQN, from the coding sequence TTGATTAAACTACTTTTACCTCTCATTGCACTTTTGGTGCGCATCTTGGGAAGAACTATAAGATGGGAAAAGAGGTACGATTTTGATCTTGACAGAGGCAAAATATACGCCATATGGCATGGAAACGCTTTAGGCATCGCGCTTTTTGGTATGGACAGAGGCATATACACCTTGGTTAGCAGATCAAGGGATGGAGATATAGCCGCGTACCTTCTTGAAAGTCTTGGATACAGAGTGATAAGAGGTTCAACGGAAGAGGGTAGAACTGAGAAAGGTGGTAGATCTGGTATCATAAAGCTCGTGAAAGTCATAAAAGGGGGTGGAAACGTAGCTATAACCGTTGATGGACCCAAAGGACCAGCCTTTAAAGTGAAAGAAGGAGTAATCTTTCTCGCCCAAAAAACCTCCGCTGTCATACTTCCAGCCTTTGCGGAGTTTAACAGATACATAAAGCTAAACTCGTGGGACAGTCTTATCATACCTCTGCCCTTTACAAAGGGTAGGGTACTTGTGGGAAAGCCTATAAAAGTGGAAAGCAAAGATAGCACGGTACAAAAGGTCATGGAACTTGAGGAGGAGCTTTTGAGGATCTCCTCCTTGGAAAAACGAGGTCAGCCAGTTTTGGAGCGAGTACAAAACTGA